The following coding sequences are from one Coffea arabica cultivar ET-39 chromosome 11e, Coffea Arabica ET-39 HiFi, whole genome shotgun sequence window:
- the LOC113718407 gene encoding uncharacterized protein yields MCFRNLTSLRVLDLSNNILSGNIPAALITPLVHLEYLSLSGNLFGGSFSFNSLANHSKLQVFELVPQSNDLHVDTEDLALPPPFQLKVLYLSGCNLNNQTRRIPSFLLYQKEMQILDLSSNKLVGQIPTWLLQNNTNFEVLVLNDNSFTGPFLVDDSLRINLLRLDISDNDVSGKVPQNIGLSYPFLQSLNLSGNSFEANIPHSLGNLTMAISIDLSHNKFSGEVPGQIGTGCLRLRILVLSYNNLHGNFPSGSTNLTSLQFLHLDNNHFIGSISHGLSRSPRLSWLDISNNSFQGKIPSWIGNFSYLKALDMSANLLEGSIPDAICKLSHLEFLDLSKNQLIGPLPACSELTSLKFIHLHHNMISGPISNMLSGSFNLMTLDLGYNKLSGGIPRYIGKLKELRVLLLGGNGLHGDIPLHLCQLQNVTIMDLSQNKFSGPLPTCFNNISFGRGQFSTDAFFAYGRYSVIDPSSINLPFLAMEIISSEYYITTFSEQEKVIFTTKSRSEHYAGNILNFMSGLDLSCNQLIGAIPPEFGDLRHIRALNLSHNYLQGSIPSRLSMLNQIESLDLSYNDLSGEIPSELASLNFLSIFNVSYNNLSGRVPDTGEFANFDDSNYRGNPGLCGPLLKRSCNPFAPHPENVGDEDLEVDGAIDVAAFAWSFFASYMVIVISLVVILCVSPYYRRAWSFYIDYWILSRFYEYCRSHSFKKSKHGKCSIGT; encoded by the coding sequence ATGTGCTTCAGAAACTTGACGTCTCTTCGAGTTCTTGATCTCTCCAACAATATTCTCAGCGGAAACATCCCTGCTGCTCTCATTACTCCTCTCGTACACCTTGAGTATCTATCTCTCTCTGGCAACCTTTTTGGaggttctttttctttcaattctTTGGCCAACCATTCGAAGCTTCAGGTGTTCGAACTTGTACCTCAAAGCAATGATTTACATGTCGACACTGAGGATCTTGCTCTCCCCCCACCATTTCAGCTAAAGGTTCTCTATTTATCTGGCTGCAACTTGAATAATCAGACTCGAAGAATCCCAAGTTTCCTGCTCTATCAGAAAGAAATGCAAATTCTTGATCTTTCTTCCAATAAGTTAGTCGGCCAGATTCCTACTTGGCTTCTGCAAAATAATACAAACTTTGAAGTTCTTGTTCTAAACGATAACTCTTTTACGGGTCCGTTTCTTGTGGATGATTCTCTGAGAataaatctactccgattagaCATCTCAGACAATGACGTCAGTGGTAAGGTTCCTCAAAATATCGGTTTATCTTATCCATTTCTGCAGTCGTTGAATTTGTCAGGAAATTCATTTGAAGCCAATATTCCCCACTCATTGGGAAACTTGACAATGGCAATATCAATTGATTTGTCCCATAACAAGTTTTCAGGGGAGGTGCCAGGTCAAATTGGAACTGGATGTTTACGTCTTAGAATATTGGTATTGTCTTATAATAATTTGCATGGCAATTTTCCTTCTGGGTCCACGAACTTAACAAGCCTACAATTCCTTCACTTGGATAATAACCATTTTATTGGGAGCATTTCACATGGATTATCTCGTTCTCCACGTTTATCTTGGCTGGATATTTCAAACAATTCTTTTCAAGGCAAAATTCCAAGTTGGATTggaaatttttcatatttgaagGCTCTTGACATGTCAGCCAACTTGCTAGAAGGTAGCATACCAGATGCTATATGCAAACTTTCACATCTTGAATTTTTAGACCTCTCCAAAAATCAGTTGATCGGACCTTTACCAGCCTGCTCCGAGCTTACGTCATTGAAGTTCATCCACCTGCATCACAACATGATCTCAGGGCCCATCTCAAACATGCTGTCTGGGAGCTTCAATTTGATGACACTCGATTTGGGTTACAACAAGCTGTCTGGCGGTATACCACGCTATATTGGTAAACTTAAAGAGCTCAGGGTTCTTCTATTGGGGGGAAATGGATTGCATGGTGATATTCCTTTGCACTTATGTCAGCTGCAGAATGTGACAATTATGGATCTTTCTCAGAATAAGTTTTCTGGGCCACTGCCTACATGCTTCAACAACATTTCTTTTGGCAGAGGGCAGTTCTCCACAGATGCATTTTTTGCCTATGGCCGGTATTCTGTTATTGATCCCTCCTCCATAAACCTTCCTTTTTTGGCCATGGAGATAATCTCGAGTGAGTATTATATAACTACTTTTTCCGAGCAAGAAAAAGTGATATTCACAACAAAAAGTAGAAGCGAACACTATGCAGGGAATATATTGAATTTCATGTCTGGCCTTGATCTGTCATGTAACCAATTGATTGGAGCGATTCCTCCTGAATTTGGTGATCTCAGACATATCCGGGCATTAAATTTATCCCACAACTACTTGCAAGGATCTATTCCCTCAAGACTTTCAATGTTGAACCAAATAGAGAGCTTGGATCTTTCTTACAACGATTTGAGTGGTGAAATACCTTCAGAGCTGGCATCATTGAACTTCTTGTCCATCTTCAATGTGTCATACAATAACTTGTCTGGCAGGGTACCTGATACAGGGGAGTTTGCAAACTTTGACGACAGCAATTATAGAGGAAATCCAGGTCTCTGTGGACCATTGCTCAAGAGAAGTTGTAACCCCTTTGCTCCACACCCTGAAAATGTTGGTGATGAAGACTTAGAAGTTGATGGTGCAATTGATGTGGCAGCATTCGCTTGGAGCTTTTTTGCTTCATATATGGTGATCGTGATTTCATTAGTGGTAATTCTTTGTGTTAGCCCTTATTATAGAAGAGCATGGTCTTTTTATATTGATTATTGGATCCTGTCGAGATTCTATGAGTATTGCAGGTCTCATTCCTTTAAGAAAAGCAAACATGGAAAGTGTTCAATTGGAACATGA